From the genome of Pukyongia salina, one region includes:
- a CDS encoding RNA polymerase sigma factor yields the protein MIFLLQTVSQNLHTIKKPLPDNELLDLLKGGNPGRNQALELIYQQNRGRIFGFVLSNSGTTEQAADIFQESVIAFYENVKEDIFKGESAISTYLYSVARFKWLNQIKKDKVRDEHHNALEQGDQEIKGQLATIIRGENRQQVLEVIALLGEDCKKILVESIYHNTSMKDIAAAGNFSSDQIVRNKKYKCLKKLKELISSRPALIQILRSNE from the coding sequence TTGATATTTTTATTACAAACCGTCTCTCAAAACTTACATACTATCAAAAAACCACTGCCGGATAATGAACTATTGGATCTGCTAAAGGGAGGAAACCCCGGGCGAAACCAGGCACTCGAGCTGATATATCAGCAAAATCGGGGACGGATATTCGGATTTGTCTTATCCAATAGCGGGACAACCGAACAAGCGGCAGATATCTTCCAGGAATCGGTTATTGCGTTCTATGAAAACGTAAAGGAGGATATTTTTAAAGGCGAAAGCGCCATTAGTACCTATCTGTATTCAGTTGCAAGGTTCAAGTGGTTAAACCAGATAAAAAAGGATAAGGTGAGAGATGAACATCACAACGCCCTCGAACAAGGCGATCAGGAAATAAAGGGGCAACTTGCAACCATCATTAGAGGTGAAAACAGACAACAGGTATTGGAGGTAATTGCCTTACTGGGAGAGGACTGCAAAAAGATACTAGTGGAAAGTATTTACCACAACACTTCTATGAAGGATATTGCTGCGGCGGGTAATTTTAGTAGCGATCAGATAGTTAGGAATAAAAAATACAAATGCCTTAAAAAATTAAAAGAATTGATCAGTAGCCGCCCCGCATTGATACAAATATTAAGATCCAATGAATGA
- a CDS encoding T9SS type A sorting domain-containing protein, protein MSKNKLKHLIICAIWLSGLTVFAQSNTVTAGGDASSPDGSVSYTIGQLDYIEASGSGGTASQGVQQPIEIIILGNNDYEEINLIASIYPNPTVNHVTLMVQNMDPSGMEFQLYDLSGRMLQKKVIKQNNTVVSMEYLSSATYFLAVTKHGSVLKTFKIIKH, encoded by the coding sequence ATGAGTAAAAACAAACTAAAACACCTAATCATCTGCGCCATCTGGCTTTCCGGATTGACGGTTTTTGCACAAAGCAATACAGTAACTGCCGGAGGCGACGCTTCCAGCCCGGACGGTTCGGTGAGCTATACCATAGGGCAGCTGGACTATATCGAAGCTAGTGGATCCGGAGGAACTGCCAGCCAGGGTGTTCAGCAACCTATCGAAATAATTATACTGGGCAACAATGATTATGAAGAGATTAACCTGATCGCCTCCATTTACCCCAATCCAACGGTGAATCATGTAACACTTATGGTTCAAAATATGGACCCTTCAGGTATGGAATTCCAATTGTACGATCTGTCCGGGAGAATGCTTCAGAAAAAAGTAATTAAGCAGAACAACACTGTTGTATCTATGGAGTATCTGTCATCGGCCACCTATTTTCTGGCTGTAACAAAACATGGATCAGTATTGAAAACCTTTAAAATAATCAAACACTAA
- a CDS encoding autotransporter outer membrane beta-barrel domain-containing protein yields the protein MKNITILFIALLSCLGTWAQTPEKMSFQAVVRDAAGDLITDTTIGMQISVLMGSPTGTAVYVETHTPTTNTNGLATVEIGDGTVVTGSFSAIFWELGSYYLKTEIDPAGGTTYTIESTTQLISVPYALLSKDTENKNTLDEAYDEGGAGLGKSITADAGPVEIIGDGDFALEVVCDPDFSGIYVEGVTAIDHAAIYGFGDGDAYGVWGSNSGASSSLYGWHNGTGNALDILHLGTGKGIFLENAGTGLSLDILQGNPANATTALIASTMGTGGVAFFNTDDNNANLANTLVTNNNAAGSAAQFIITDEVAGKVNGKPAVEVLTNGKGPGMNVIVMNPAMGADMNAEPAVFAKHDGYGNGAFLETPKSDNTKSTLEIKNNGTGHGAHIDSFGNPGINVEATLYVEQGNSSTVAAKGRTAIFDLHPAGTSADAAVLIRSSATSGGSSALRVIPADATKLAAVFEGDVEVASDITIGGMMSAAAKAFKIDHPLDPENKFLVHNSIESNERVNIYSGNITTDIEGYATVQLPDYMSALNRDYKYQLTIVDKEFAQAIIWEPLNEESNSFVIKTSVPEIKLSWQVTGTRQDTWALENPMQVEVAKNTEQ from the coding sequence ATGAAAAATATTACAATTCTTTTTATCGCTTTGCTCAGTTGTCTCGGCACTTGGGCGCAAACACCGGAAAAAATGAGTTTTCAAGCTGTAGTGCGCGATGCAGCCGGTGACCTTATAACAGACACGACCATAGGGATGCAAATAAGTGTGCTTATGGGTTCACCCACCGGAACAGCAGTATATGTAGAGACCCATACCCCCACTACCAATACTAATGGTCTGGCCACTGTGGAGATTGGAGACGGAACCGTTGTTACCGGAAGTTTCTCTGCTATATTCTGGGAATTAGGATCGTATTATCTTAAAACGGAGATCGACCCTGCAGGTGGAACAACCTACACCATAGAATCTACTACCCAGTTAATTAGTGTTCCCTATGCCCTTTTATCCAAAGACACGGAGAATAAGAATACCCTTGATGAGGCATATGACGAAGGAGGGGCCGGACTTGGCAAGAGTATTACGGCAGATGCTGGTCCTGTGGAGATCATAGGCGACGGAGATTTTGCCTTAGAAGTGGTTTGCGACCCAGACTTTTCGGGAATATATGTGGAGGGAGTTACAGCAATCGATCATGCCGCGATCTACGGTTTTGGAGACGGAGATGCCTACGGGGTATGGGGAAGTAATAGTGGTGCCAGTTCCTCCTTGTACGGCTGGCATAACGGGACCGGAAACGCACTTGATATATTGCATCTGGGCACAGGTAAAGGAATTTTTTTAGAGAACGCCGGTACAGGATTGTCGCTGGATATACTTCAGGGCAATCCTGCAAACGCCACTACCGCACTAATAGCTTCTACTATGGGAACCGGTGGAGTCGCCTTCTTTAACACAGATGATAATAACGCCAACCTGGCCAATACACTGGTCACCAATAATAATGCGGCCGGAAGTGCGGCTCAGTTTATCATAACCGATGAAGTTGCCGGAAAAGTAAATGGAAAACCGGCTGTAGAAGTTCTAACCAATGGGAAAGGCCCTGGTATGAACGTAATTGTGATGAATCCCGCCATGGGTGCCGATATGAATGCAGAACCGGCTGTATTTGCCAAACACGACGGATATGGTAATGGAGCGTTTTTGGAGACGCCAAAATCAGACAACACCAAGTCCACACTTGAAATTAAGAACAACGGTACCGGACATGGCGCACATATCGATAGCTTTGGAAATCCGGGAATAAACGTAGAAGCTACTTTGTACGTAGAACAGGGAAACTCCTCTACGGTTGCTGCTAAAGGAAGAACTGCGATCTTCGATCTGCATCCTGCCGGTACCTCGGCAGATGCTGCCGTCTTAATTCGATCAAGTGCCACTTCGGGGGGGAGCAGTGCCTTACGGGTTATTCCTGCCGATGCCACTAAACTGGCTGCGGTTTTTGAAGGGGATGTGGAGGTTGCTTCCGATATTACAATTGGAGGTATGATGAGCGCAGCAGCCAAGGCGTTTAAAATAGACCATCCTTTGGATCCTGAAAATAAATTCCTGGTACATAATTCTATCGAAAGTAATGAGAGGGTGAATATATATAGTGGAAATATAACAACCGATATCGAGGGATATGCTACGGTACAATTACCAGACTATATGAGCGCGCTCAACAGAGATTATAAATACCAACTAACAATAGTGGATAAGGAATTTGCTCAGGCGATCATCTGGGAGCCTCTTAACGAGGAGTCCAACTCCTTTGTTATAAAAACCAGTGTTCCGGAAATAAAGCTAAGCTGGCAGGTTACAGGAACCAGGCAAGATACCTGGGCTCTTGAAAACCCCATGCAAGTGGAGGTAGCCAAAAATACGGAACAGTAG
- a CDS encoding tetratricopeptide repeat protein, which translates to MNKICFILLLTVLIACKTEEFKDPPAPAPNYEGISLLGDTLRSKAPSEAFMQRYEEKKKNYNENPDDLDALIWYGRFTAYKGDYRKAIEIYTDGLKKYPDESRLLRHRGHRYISIREFDKAIADLSAAAKLIEGKENQTEPDGMPNARNIPVSTMHGNIHYHLGLAYYLKQDMRNALEAYKNCLETSSNPDNVVSATHWIYMINRRMGRLETAAQYLVNIDEDMDVIENDAYHKACLVYKGVLKPEVVYDPGSTDTPSGSALKYAIGNWYYYNGDRKKAEQIFREIVAGDDWASFGYIAAESDLANYFN; encoded by the coding sequence ATGAATAAAATCTGCTTTATCCTTCTGCTAACTGTTTTAATTGCATGCAAAACTGAAGAATTTAAAGACCCACCAGCACCGGCACCCAATTACGAAGGGATAAGTCTGTTAGGCGACACCCTGCGATCCAAAGCTCCTTCCGAAGCTTTTATGCAGCGCTATGAGGAGAAGAAGAAAAACTACAACGAAAACCCCGATGATCTGGATGCACTCATTTGGTATGGACGGTTTACCGCCTACAAAGGTGATTACAGAAAGGCAATAGAGATCTACACAGATGGATTAAAGAAATACCCCGATGAATCAAGGTTGTTAAGGCATCGCGGACATAGATATATTTCCATTCGGGAATTTGATAAAGCGATCGCCGATCTTTCTGCAGCAGCTAAATTAATTGAAGGAAAAGAAAACCAAACAGAGCCGGATGGAATGCCTAATGCCAGAAATATTCCTGTAAGCACCATGCATGGAAATATACACTACCATCTCGGGCTGGCTTATTACCTGAAACAAGATATGCGTAATGCGCTTGAGGCCTATAAAAATTGCCTGGAAACATCTTCGAACCCGGATAATGTTGTATCTGCCACCCATTGGATATATATGATCAATCGCCGTATGGGTAGGTTAGAAACGGCAGCGCAATACCTCGTTAATATTGATGAAGATATGGACGTGATCGAAAATGACGCTTACCATAAGGCATGTCTGGTATACAAAGGGGTGCTAAAACCTGAAGTTGTTTACGATCCGGGATCAACGGATACCCCTTCCGGAAGTGCACTAAAATATGCTATTGGCAACTGGTATTATTACAACGGCGACAGGAAAAAGGCCGAACAGATCTTCAGGGAGATCGTAGCGGGTGACGATTGGGCGTCGTTTGGGTATATCGCCGCCGAAAGCGATCTCGCAAATT